In Nitrospira sp. SG-bin1, the sequence AGAACGACCAGAGAAGCCGGCGACCGACTGTTTGCCTTGGCTCGCACACCGGCAACGATGTTGATGTTACCGTTGAGGAAGTTGGAAAAGGCGATCTATCCTGTAGGATTCTATCGGACGAAAGCCAAGGCGATTCACCAAATCTGCCGCCGGTTGATCGATCAGTATGGCGGCAAGGTACCGGACTCCATCGATGACCTACTCACCTTACCGGGGGTCGGACGGAAAACAGCCAATCTGGTTGTGACGATTGGATACGGCAAGCCAGGAATCTGCGTGGACATTCATGTTCACCGGATCAGCAATCGCTGGGGCTATATCAACACGAAGACCCCGGAGGAGTCTGAACAGGCCCTCCGACGGAAGCTGCCGAAACAATACTGGATCATCTACAACGATCTTCTCGTCCCCTATGGGCAGAACCTATGCCTTCCGGTGTCACCATTATGCAGCAGGTGCAAGTTGATTGAATTATGCGATCGAGTGGGGGTTACAAGGTCGCGCTAGAA encodes:
- a CDS encoding endonuclease III, whose translation is MRQEQLHAAIRIVKREIRRWQEPVVGVVAKESDRDPFLILISTLLSLRTKDRTTREAGDRLFALARTPATMLMLPLRKLEKAIYPVGFYRTKAKAIHQICRRLIDQYGGKVPDSIDDLLTLPGVGRKTANLVVTIGYGKPGICVDIHVHRISNRWGYINTKTPEESEQALRRKLPKQYWIIYNDLLVPYGQNLCLPVSPLCSRCKLIELCDRVGVTRSR